A region from the Acomys russatus chromosome 20, mAcoRus1.1, whole genome shotgun sequence genome encodes:
- the Cep76 gene encoding centrosomal protein of 76 kDa isoform X2 translates to MSLPPEKASELKQLIHQQLSKMDVHGRIREILAETIREELAPDQQHLSTEDLIKALRRRGIIDDVMKELNFVTDSVDQEPPSSPKQTVGFDKQSTLKKTNIDPTRRYLYLQVLGGKAFLEHLQEPEPLPGQVCSTFTLCLHYRNQRFRSKPVPCACEPDFHDGFLLEVHRESLGDGTRMADSTTMLSISDPIHMVLIKTDIFGETTLVASYFLEWRSVLGSENGVTSLTVELMGVGTESKVSVGILNIKLEMYPPLNQTLSQEVVNTQLALERQKTAEKERLFLVYAKQWWREYLQIRPSHNSRLVKIFAQDENGINRPVCSYVKPLRAGRLLDTPRQAARFVNVLGYERAPVIGGGGKQEQWCTLLAFLCRNKGDCEDHANLLCSLLLGYGLEAFVCVGTKAKGVPHAWVMTCGTDGTITFWESLTGHRYIHKPTNPEGPPLAEQSKPLYPYRTIGCVFNHQMFLGNCQPSDAVETCIFDLNDESKWKPMSEEAIKSVCAPGATTSLPPFPPLCASTIDASVTSNEIEMQLRLLVSEHRKDLGLTTVWEDQLSYLLSPALASYEFERTTSISAGNEEFQDAIRRAVPDGHTFKGFPIHFVYRNARRAFATCLRSPFCEEIICCRGDQVRLAVRVRVFTYPESACAVWIMFACKYRSVL, encoded by the exons TCTTAGACGTCGAGGAATCATTGACGATGTAATGAAAGAACTGAACTTTGTGACT GACAGTGTTGATCAAGAACCCCCTTCCTCTCCAAAGCAAACTGTTGGTTTTGATAAGcagtcaacattaaaaaaaa CTAATATTGATCCAACACGGAGGTATCTTTACCTTCAGGTTTTGGGTGGAAAGGCTTTCTTGGAACACCTGCAAGAACCTGAGCCTTTACCTGGACAAGTCTGTTCAACTTTTACCTTATGTTTACATTATCGGAACCAACGTTTTCGCTCAAAACCTGTTCCCTGCGCTTGTGAACCAGATTTCCATGATGGCTTTTTGCTTGAAGTTCACAGAGAAAGTTTAG GTGATGGAACTAGAATGGCTGATTCAACAACAATGTTGTCAATAAGTGACCCAATTCACATGGTGCTAATCAAAACAGACATATTTGGTGAGACCACTTTAGTCGCATCCTATTTTCTGGAATGGAGATCAGTTTTGGGCTCAGAGAATGGAGTGACGAGTCTGACTGTGGAACTTATGGGTGTAG gcACAGAATCAAAAGTTTCCGTgggaattttaaatataaaacttgaAATGTACCCCCCACTCAaccaaaccctgtctcaggaagtcGTGAACACACAG cttGCTTTGGAACGTCAGAAAACTGCAGAGAAAGAACGATTATTTCTAGTCTATGCTAAGCAGTGGTGGAGAGAGTATTTGCAAATTCGACCCTCACACAACTCACGGCTGGTAAAGATTTTTGCACAG GATGAGAATGGGATAAACAGACCAGTCTGTTCCTATGTTAAACCACTTCGAGCTGGACGGCTTCTGGATACTCCAAGGCAAGCGGCTCGATTTGTTAATGTCCTTGGTTACGAACGAGCTCCTGTTATCGGAGGTGGCGGCAAGCAGGAGCAGTGGTGCACTCTGCTGGCTTTTCTCTGTAGAAACAAG GGTGATTGTGAAGATCACGCTAACCTGCTGTGCAGTCTTCTTCTTGGATATGGACTGGAGGCTTTTGTCTGTGTTGGGACTAAGGCAAAGGGGGTCCCTCATGCATGGGTTATGACTTGTGGAACTGACGGGACCATCACGTTCTGGGAGAGTTTAACAGGGCACAG GTATATCCACAAGCCTACTAATCCCGAAGGGCCTCCACTCGCTGAGCAGTCCAAACCTTTGTACCCTTATCGAACCATCGGTTGTGTTTTCAATCATCAGATGTTCCTGGGAAATTGTCAACCCTCAGATGCGGTAGAAACTTGCATATTTGATTTGAATGATGAATCCAAGTGGAAACCCATGAGTGAAGAAGCAATTAAGTCTGTGTGTGCTCCAGGTGCTACTacgtctctccctcccttcccacctctgtGTGCATCCACAATTGATGCCTCAGTCACAAGCAATGAAATTGAAATGCAGCTGAGGCTTCTAGTGTCAGAACACAGAAAG GACCTTGGCCTCACCACTGTTTGGGAAGACCAACTTTCTTACCTCTTATCACCAGCTTTGGCTTCTTATGAATTTGAGCGAACAACAAGCATATCTGCAGGCAATGAAGAATTCCAAGATGCCATAAGGAGGGCGGTACCTGACGGTCACACATTTAAAGGGTTCCCAATACATTTTGTGTATAGAAATGCAAGGCGTGCATTTGCCACTTGTCTTCG gtCTCCTTTTTGTGAAGAAATAATCTGTTGTCGTGGAGACCAGGTGCGACTGGCAGTTCGTGTTCGAGTGTTTACCTACCCTGAATCTGCATGTGCTGTTTGGATCATGTTTGCTTGTAAATATCGCTCAGTACTATAG
- the Cep76 gene encoding centrosomal protein of 76 kDa isoform X1 — protein sequence MADSTTMLSISDPIHMVLIKTDIFGETTLVASYFLEWRSVLGSENGVTSLTVELMGVGTESKVSVGILNIKLEMYPPLNQTLSQEVVNTQLALERQKTAEKERLFLVYAKQWWREYLQIRPSHNSRLVKIFAQDENGINRPVCSYVKPLRAGRLLDTPRQAARFVNVLGYERAPVIGGGGKQEQWCTLLAFLCRNKGDCEDHANLLCSLLLGYGLEAFVCVGTKAKGVPHAWVMTCGTDGTITFWESLTGHRYIHKPTNPEGPPLAEQSKPLYPYRTIGCVFNHQMFLGNCQPSDAVETCIFDLNDESKWKPMSEEAIKSVCAPGATTSLPPFPPLCASTIDASVTSNEIEMQLRLLVSEHRKDLGLTTVWEDQLSYLLSPALASYEFERTTSISAGNEEFQDAIRRAVPDGHTFKGFPIHFVYRNARRAFATCLRSPFCEEIICCRGDQVRLAVRVRVFTYPESACAVWIMFACKYRSVL from the exons ATGGCTGATTCAACAACAATGTTGTCAATAAGTGACCCAATTCACATGGTGCTAATCAAAACAGACATATTTGGTGAGACCACTTTAGTCGCATCCTATTTTCTGGAATGGAGATCAGTTTTGGGCTCAGAGAATGGAGTGACGAGTCTGACTGTGGAACTTATGGGTGTAG gcACAGAATCAAAAGTTTCCGTgggaattttaaatataaaacttgaAATGTACCCCCCACTCAaccaaaccctgtctcaggaagtcGTGAACACACAG cttGCTTTGGAACGTCAGAAAACTGCAGAGAAAGAACGATTATTTCTAGTCTATGCTAAGCAGTGGTGGAGAGAGTATTTGCAAATTCGACCCTCACACAACTCACGGCTGGTAAAGATTTTTGCACAG GATGAGAATGGGATAAACAGACCAGTCTGTTCCTATGTTAAACCACTTCGAGCTGGACGGCTTCTGGATACTCCAAGGCAAGCGGCTCGATTTGTTAATGTCCTTGGTTACGAACGAGCTCCTGTTATCGGAGGTGGCGGCAAGCAGGAGCAGTGGTGCACTCTGCTGGCTTTTCTCTGTAGAAACAAG GGTGATTGTGAAGATCACGCTAACCTGCTGTGCAGTCTTCTTCTTGGATATGGACTGGAGGCTTTTGTCTGTGTTGGGACTAAGGCAAAGGGGGTCCCTCATGCATGGGTTATGACTTGTGGAACTGACGGGACCATCACGTTCTGGGAGAGTTTAACAGGGCACAG GTATATCCACAAGCCTACTAATCCCGAAGGGCCTCCACTCGCTGAGCAGTCCAAACCTTTGTACCCTTATCGAACCATCGGTTGTGTTTTCAATCATCAGATGTTCCTGGGAAATTGTCAACCCTCAGATGCGGTAGAAACTTGCATATTTGATTTGAATGATGAATCCAAGTGGAAACCCATGAGTGAAGAAGCAATTAAGTCTGTGTGTGCTCCAGGTGCTACTacgtctctccctcccttcccacctctgtGTGCATCCACAATTGATGCCTCAGTCACAAGCAATGAAATTGAAATGCAGCTGAGGCTTCTAGTGTCAGAACACAGAAAG GACCTTGGCCTCACCACTGTTTGGGAAGACCAACTTTCTTACCTCTTATCACCAGCTTTGGCTTCTTATGAATTTGAGCGAACAACAAGCATATCTGCAGGCAATGAAGAATTCCAAGATGCCATAAGGAGGGCGGTACCTGACGGTCACACATTTAAAGGGTTCCCAATACATTTTGTGTATAGAAATGCAAGGCGTGCATTTGCCACTTGTCTTCG gtCTCCTTTTTGTGAAGAAATAATCTGTTGTCGTGGAGACCAGGTGCGACTGGCAGTTCGTGTTCGAGTGTTTACCTACCCTGAATCTGCATGTGCTGTTTGGATCATGTTTGCTTGTAAATATCGCTCAGTACTATAG